One part of the Thermotoga sp. genome encodes these proteins:
- a CDS encoding flagellar protein FlaG codes for MRIDPTDGKGNEVFHKEITRRELHVEGKNTFVTETQKQQEKDVQRAIEEFSKKLEKLRKIFRGEAEFKYDDELNMVIVKIKDSETGELIRQIPPEVMVKLAKSINELLGILLDERV; via the coding sequence ATGAGAATAGATCCCACGGATGGGAAAGGAAACGAGGTGTTCCACAAAGAAATAACAAGAAGGGAACTGCATGTGGAAGGCAAAAACACTTTCGTCACCGAAACACAAAAACAGCAGGAGAAAGATGTGCAAAGGGCTATAGAAGAGTTCTCAAAAAAGCTGGAAAAACTGAGAAAAATATTCAGAGGAGAGGCGGAGTTCAAGTACGACGACGAACTCAACATGGTGATTGTGAAGATAAAGGACTCTGAAACGGGTGAGCTCATCAGACAGATCCCTCCAGAGGTGATGGTGAAACTAGCAAAGAGCATAAACGAGTTGCTCGGTATCCTGTTGGACGAGAGGGTGTGA